tttgacgggcaggaatttcaTGGAACTAACTAGGGAtattgcaataccggtaaatcgtcaaaatttcaCAACAGGTAAACATGCCGGTGAATTTTAAAGTTAACCGGCGATTTTACCGGACAccattttatcgcgaattaattacatataaatacatacattaaaatcgatgcaaatggcgtattctggattagtttattttcaatattaaatgtggcaattttaaaTTCGTTAATTCACCGGCAACACAGACCGACCAAATCGTAAtgaatgcgatcagacggttgtttcaaattATGATCGACCCTTTCGAATAAATGGTccgaactttaaataaatatgattggttaaaaaataaaattatttattttgcgaatttattttaatgcatgtatGACATTTTTTATCTGAGAATTATTTCATTCATTTACGATAGGTTAAAGTTTTTAGGAAAACTAACCACAttcagttttatatttaatccacgaaaatattttttcgtttatcgGTTAATactggtataccggtagtaggagAAATCATTTAGCGGGtttttgaaatttgacggtaaattgcaattccTATAACTCGTAACAGATCTAccaagcttttaaaaatcatttcattatgTTCAATTAAAGTACCAACGTATAATTGACCGTTCGAAGTCAgtaatcaattattaaattgagTATGTCTAAATGagtcaaaattttattgcaaTGATCCTTCTCTAGCAACGGAATTGTACATTATagcatacaataataataaaaaccgaTAGATTTTCTTTTacctataaataaaacattcaccAGTACACAATTTCTTTCAGAATTTTGCACAACACTGGTTAGTTGCACCTTTTGTCACCGTTCGTCCGTCTATCCGAATCGTGTGCatttgctatttatttattgcatttCGTCATCCTATGTACTATAGTGCAATTCGGGATCGAGACCGCAATAGTGATACGGCCatgtctgatttttttttattatagatttCGTTACATTGAATTGTTTACGCTTTCGTAAACAGACTAAATTGctcaagtatgtatatacatacatatgtacatatgtatgtatgtacacgtgtggggggtatgtgtatgtatgtatgtgtgtattgattaaattactcaacgaaattaatttttgtaattttgtttgATTAGCCGGACTTGGGACCGGCTGGCGTGTCCATACACAAAACAGACGTCAACTGCGTACCTACACTAATTacgtattacattacattacatacatatgtatgtgtgtatgtaaatatcgaGTGGAGACAAATTGTCCCATTCACCAGCCACGTTATACATATTGCGTgtcttgtgtgtgtttgtatttttacGCATTTGAAAATGATACAAATGCAAAATACGCATTGCGATTTATTGttataaatcgaatcattttaATTGCATTGTGATTATTATTCTTATCCACTGACCGTGTCGCTCAAAGTGTGCGATTTTTCAGCAGGGCCACCTTTGAATGGTTTTCAGTGTTTTGTGTGCGTAGATTTGTTGGGTAATCGTTTTTTAGGATTATGTGGTAAGATTGCATTTGTAATAATGGGCTTATGGATAGTTTTGTGGCTTGAGCCTTTTGCTCCGTTTTGAGTTGTGACACtgtctagtttttttttatacccacccacataaatacatatgtacgtgtacatacatgtgcatgATAGAAAATTTTGCCGTTGGATCTTTAGGTAAAGAAAAATTGTATAATGGTCTGCCCTACAAATGTACTTGATATGTTGTTGAATTACTTTTCTTAGTATGTGTACTAGTGGGCATTTTTTCATCTAATCAACTATCATAGATTATCGCTTAATAACTCATTTCGAAATATTAAGCGAATTACGTCAATACATATCAGTCGACTGATCTTAGAAAAGTCTGAATCCAATCAAGCCatgccagcagcgtggctcggtggttgcgtcgaaactaagcaccgagaggtcgcggGTTTCGATCTCGTGAGCTGAttgcgattgaaaataatttattctgagtatactcttcaatgctgctggtcagacttggatatttgtgactacaagtcgatcgtttcctatcagagttggaACGGCTTCTCATCGAATTGGCAAAACAATCCTACCTACCggctatttgaatatgatttcaaaatttatatatgtacatgtttaataccatagatgtcgctcagggacATCCCGATAACGgctatgccgcctttcccaatgtacatatatgtaaataaataataattattgtaatagtgtaattatttttgtttttgatattgtatatatgtaagtgtgtgTCTTAGAAGCGCAATCTTGAGCTGTTTTGCAATTTTCTACAAATCAGGTATTTGGTGGGTGATTagtaaaatgcaattaaaataaatatagatagtGAAAAAAGTAGCTTTTCCCCGCtgttttatctataatatttgcAATGGGGTGGCATAAATGCGAGTATGGATAGCTAGCTgccatcgcttcgatctgacacaagattccgatgtaaattttaatgagttcgttagtgATTAATCTTCtgtagcttcatgtcggagaaaTTAGCTCACtttaatgttagctaacccccgtATGTTGGTAAGATATCAAATCGATTTGAAGAgtggaaatggttcaaaatcagatcacatttTTTTGACGGGAAAGGATGTCACTGAACTGACAGAGTGAAGCTTACTTACTAATCTTTAGGCATTCATTTTTGTGGGTCGGAAAGTTGTATAGTATTTTAATCGGTTATTTATTTAACCGCATAGTTTACATATTAGTAATATTACAATGGTaattatttgaatgttttttatttatgtagagtGTGTTGATTATGGTGCGCGACATGCCATTCGATAAAAAATGATAATGTTGTTTGTTTGGAGTCAATAGTtcaaatagaagaaaaaaaaaacagacaatATGTGCGTCCATTCGTGTGGTGTTTAGCGGGttgaaaattcaaatgaaaggatatacttttaaaacgaatttttatttcaaagctTTACTTAAAATAACTTACACTGGAAAATAGTTACAACGCAATGCATAAccttatgtttatgtataaatgacAGTTGATTGTTGCAGTGACAGATATAGTGATGTCGATTGATATAACTTAACGACATCACAACACATTCACGCCCTCACACAACCGAACAATCACACATAAcatacacacacgcacacacatacacaaacacacacactctcactcacacatacacacacgcacgtgtacatacatacacacacacatacacatatgacATATATTCATTGTTGTCGTTGATTTGCTGTTTGTTGATGAGATGGAATTAGAGTCCTTAGCGAAATTTTCCAATTAATCGATTGTCACTTCGTGGTAAAGTCCAAACCGGtcggtttacatatgtatgtatgtatatatggccGTTGCCCGAAATACATATGAACTGGCTGTTTGTTGTGAGTGgttgttattacatatatatataaatatgtagatgggCAGGCGTACGGAGCATACGCTCATGTGTGCTAAAATGACTCGAAGTTACAGAATGAAGGGGCGAGGCGCGGGCGGTCGCGCGGACTCCCCGTCGGCTGGTTTAAGTAGGTGGGAGCTGCTGCGACGGGGCCCCCGGCGACTCCGCCCTCCACTCGCCCTTAGGAGCTCTCGCTGGATGCTTCTTGTGACTTTTCATCGGCGCTCTTCGCCTTCTCTCCCTCCGCTGACTCGTTGCTCTTGTCTTCCGAACTCGCTGACTTCTCTTCTGAACTCTCTGCTGATTTGGGTTCGTCGGCTAGTGGCTTAGATTCGGCTTCTACTTCTCTTTTGCTTGGGGTGCTCTCTTCGCTCGAGTCTTTCTTCTCTTCCTTTGATACGGACTCGTTGCTGCTCTCGGCTTCCTTCGCTGGCTCTGCGGCTACTTCTTTCTTTTCTTCCTTTACGGCTTCGATGGGTGCCACTGGTTTCTCTTCTTCTTTCTTGACTTCTTCGGAGGATTCTGATGACTTGGCGTCGGCGATTGGTGCTACCTCTGGAATCTTTTCTTCTTCTGTGTCTCTCACTACTCGGACGGCTTCGTCTTCGGCGGCGATGGCAACTTTAGGAATAGCTTCGACGGGGGCTGCGGCTTTTTCTTCCTTTGCTGGCTCCACTGGTTTTACTTCGGCGGGCTTGGCGGGCTCGTCGCTCTTGGCCGGCTCTTCAACTTTTTTCTCCTCCTTGATTACGGCTGGTTCTTCGGGCTTGTCTTCGGCTGGTTTTGGAGCATCCTCTTTGACTACTTCGCGCTTCTCTGGTGTACTTTCGGCGGGTTTCTCCTCTTTGGGTTTTTCGACCGCTGGTGCTGGCTCTTCGACAACTTTGATGGCTGGTTCTGGGGCTGCTTCCTCTTTCTTTTCGGCCGGAGCTACTGCTGCTGCTActactgctgctgctgctgcaggCTCAGCGTTGATTGGGATCACAGATTTCGAATCAGAGGCGATCGGTTCTTCGGCAATGGCAGCTGGGGTTTTAGCAGCTTCAATGACATCGACAATTTTTTCGGCTACTTTAACTTCTTCCTTGGGAGCTTCCTTCTCAGCTTCTTTGGCTGGTTTTACTTCCTCTTTAGGGGCCTCGGCTACTTTTTCTTCTACTTTTTCGGCTGGCTTGTCTTCGGCTGGTTTTTCTTCGGCCTTTACCTCTTCTTTCTTTTCTTCTACTTTTTTctcttctactttattttcttccTCTTTTTTCTTTTCTGGAGCAGCTGGACTTTCTTCAGCTTTGGGTGCTGGTTCAGATTTTTCCACTGCAGCAGGAATGGGAGCTTCGTTTTTGATCGCATTTTCGGGTTCTTCCGCTGACTTGACCGATACCTCGGCAGCGGCTATTGGCTTTTCCTCGGACACCGACGAGTAGCCATCGTTGATGGCTGGTACTTCAGCCTCTCCCGCCAATGGCATACCATAG
The nucleotide sequence above comes from Arctopsyche grandis isolate Sample6627 chromosome 4, ASM5162203v2, whole genome shotgun sequence. Encoded proteins:
- the LOC143911151 gene encoding uncharacterized protein LOC143911151; translation: MKMLLLSLAFLAVAYGMPLAGEAEVPAINDGYSSVSEEKPIAAAEVSVKSAEEPENAIKNEAPIPAAVEKSEPAPKAEESPAAPEKKKEEENKVEEKKVEEKKEEVKAEEKPAEDKPAEKVEEKVAEAPKEEVKPAKEAEKEAPKEEVKVAEKIVDVIEAAKTPAAIAEEPIASDSKSVIPINAEPAAAAAVVAAAVAPAEKKEEAAPEPAIKVVEEPAPAVEKPKEEKPAESTPEKREVVKEDAPKPAEDKPEEPAVIKEEKKVEEPAKSDEPAKPAEVKPVEPAKEEKAAAPVEAIPKVAIAAEDEAVRVVRDTEEEKIPEVAPIADAKSSESSEEVKKEEEKPVAPIEAVKEEKKEVAAEPAKEAESSNESVSKEEKKDSSEESTPSKREVEAESKPLADEPKSAESSEEKSASSEDKSNESAEGEKAKSADEKSQEASSESS